From Deferrisoma camini S3R1, the proteins below share one genomic window:
- the aroE gene encoding shikimate dehydrogenase, whose translation MTPTLSPRTALFGLLGHPVAHSLSPSMHNAAFAALGIDAVYLAFDVEPGRLAEALTGSRALGVAGWNVTVPHKEAALALAAEADPRAELVGAANTLVPVRAGWRAHNTDVAGFARALAEDLAFHPEGRRCWIWGAGGAARAAVVALALGGAQEIRVMNRNAIRARLLADELGSRLGPTRVAAEDLAAFAPRPGDLVVSATPAGLSDDASWPWDLGSCRELFVYDMAYRRGAETPLVVQARALGHRAASGRSMLLHQGAEAFRLWTGREPPLDAMARAMEPSGPEPGDSFR comes from the coding sequence ATGACCCCCACCCTCTCCCCTCGCACCGCCTTGTTCGGCCTGCTGGGCCACCCGGTGGCCCACAGCCTGTCCCCCTCCATGCACAACGCGGCGTTCGCCGCCCTGGGAATCGACGCGGTGTACCTGGCGTTCGACGTGGAGCCGGGGCGCCTCGCCGAAGCCCTGACCGGATCCCGCGCCCTGGGGGTGGCGGGCTGGAACGTGACCGTCCCCCACAAGGAGGCGGCGCTGGCCCTGGCGGCCGAGGCCGACCCCCGGGCCGAGCTGGTGGGCGCGGCCAACACCCTGGTGCCGGTCCGAGCCGGCTGGCGGGCCCACAACACGGACGTGGCCGGGTTCGCCCGAGCCCTGGCCGAAGACCTGGCTTTTCACCCCGAGGGCCGGCGGTGCTGGATCTGGGGGGCCGGCGGCGCGGCCCGCGCGGCCGTGGTGGCGCTCGCTTTGGGAGGGGCTCAAGAAATCCGGGTGATGAACCGAAACGCTATCCGTGCCCGGCTGCTGGCCGACGAGCTCGGGTCCCGGCTCGGCCCCACCCGGGTGGCGGCCGAGGACCTCGCCGCGTTCGCGCCCCGGCCGGGCGATCTGGTGGTGAGCGCCACGCCGGCGGGCCTGTCGGACGACGCCTCCTGGCCCTGGGATCTGGGCTCCTGCCGGGAACTTTTCGTCTATGACATGGCGTATCGGAGGGGGGCCGAGACCCCCCTGGTCGTCCAGGCCCGGGCCCTGGGGCACCGGGCCGCCTCCGGCCGATCGATGCTGCTCCACCAGGGCGCCGAGGCGTTCCGGCTCTGGACCGGCCGGGAACCGCCGCTGGACGCCATGGCCCGGGCGATGGAACCGTCGGGGCCGGAGCCCGGTGACTCCTTCCGGTAG
- the pilB gene encoding type IV-A pilus assembly ATPase PilB, with the protein MSKRLGELLIRENILTPADLERAKEDQRRNGGRLGEALVRLGLVDEQDLVRTLSKQYGVPTVDLANFEIDPEVTKLVPEDLVQKYRIIPINRVGSTLIVAVDDPSNMFALDDVKFLTGYNVEMVLAAPSAIKEAIDRYYDSSATLLDVMGNFDLDELELVQDEEDVDVADLERAVEDAPVVKLVNLILSDAIKKGASDIHIEPYEKSFRVRYRIDGVLYEQMRPPMKLKNAITSRVKIMANLDIAERRLPQDGRIKLKISKNKDMDFRVSVLPTLFGEKIVMRLLDKSNLQLDMTKLGFEEAALKDFQEAIHKPYGMVLVTGPTGSGKTTTLYSALSELNTPETNISTAEDPVEFNLPGINQVQIHEEIGLNFAAALRSFLRQDPDIIMVGEIRDFETAEIAIKAALTGHMVLSTLHTNDAPSTVNRLLNMGVEPFLVASATNLIVAQRLARRICPNCKEAVEVPAQALLDIGVPSDRIGTFTCYRGTGCANCADTGFKGRVALYEVLVITDEIKELILNGASALELKHEAMRQGMKTLRMSGITKLMEGMTTLEEVVRVTVKD; encoded by the coding sequence ATGTCGAAGCGACTCGGCGAGCTCCTGATCCGGGAAAACATCCTGACCCCCGCGGACCTGGAACGGGCCAAAGAAGACCAGCGCCGCAACGGGGGCCGGTTGGGCGAGGCCCTGGTTCGCTTGGGGTTGGTGGACGAGCAGGACCTGGTGCGCACCCTGTCCAAGCAGTACGGGGTGCCCACCGTGGACCTGGCGAACTTCGAGATCGACCCCGAGGTCACCAAGCTGGTGCCCGAGGACCTGGTTCAGAAGTACCGGATCATCCCCATCAATCGGGTCGGTTCCACCCTGATCGTGGCCGTGGACGACCCCTCCAACATGTTCGCCCTGGACGACGTCAAGTTCCTCACCGGGTACAACGTGGAGATGGTGCTGGCGGCGCCGTCGGCCATCAAGGAGGCGATCGACCGGTACTACGACTCGTCGGCCACCCTGCTCGACGTCATGGGCAACTTCGACCTGGACGAACTCGAGCTCGTCCAGGACGAAGAGGACGTGGACGTGGCCGACCTGGAGAGGGCGGTCGAGGACGCGCCGGTCGTCAAGCTGGTGAACCTGATCCTCTCCGACGCCATCAAGAAGGGCGCGAGCGACATCCACATCGAGCCCTACGAAAAGTCGTTCCGGGTCCGCTACCGCATCGATGGGGTGCTCTACGAGCAGATGCGGCCGCCCATGAAGCTCAAGAACGCGATCACCAGCCGCGTCAAGATCATGGCCAACTTGGACATCGCCGAGCGACGGCTCCCCCAGGACGGCCGCATCAAGCTCAAGATCTCCAAAAACAAGGACATGGACTTCCGGGTGTCGGTGCTTCCGACCCTGTTCGGCGAAAAGATCGTGATGCGGCTCCTGGACAAGTCGAACCTCCAGCTCGACATGACCAAGCTGGGGTTCGAGGAGGCCGCCCTCAAGGACTTCCAGGAGGCGATCCACAAGCCCTACGGCATGGTCCTGGTCACGGGCCCCACGGGGTCGGGGAAGACCACCACCCTGTACTCGGCCCTGTCGGAGCTCAACACCCCCGAGACGAACATCTCCACGGCCGAGGACCCGGTGGAGTTCAACCTGCCGGGGATCAACCAGGTCCAGATCCACGAGGAGATCGGCCTCAACTTCGCCGCAGCCCTGCGCAGCTTCCTCCGGCAGGACCCCGACATCATCATGGTGGGGGAGATCCGGGACTTCGAGACCGCCGAGATCGCGATCAAGGCGGCCCTCACGGGGCACATGGTGCTCTCCACCCTGCACACCAACGACGCGCCGAGCACGGTGAACCGGCTCCTGAACATGGGTGTGGAGCCGTTCCTGGTGGCCTCGGCCACCAACCTGATCGTGGCCCAGCGGCTGGCCCGCCGGATCTGCCCCAACTGCAAGGAGGCCGTGGAGGTGCCGGCCCAGGCCCTGCTGGACATCGGGGTGCCTTCGGACCGGATCGGCACGTTCACCTGCTACCGGGGCACCGGGTGCGCCAACTGCGCCGACACCGGGTTCAAGGGCCGGGTGGCCCTGTACGAGGTGCTGGTGATCACCGACGAGATCAAGGAGCTCATCCTGAACGGGGCGAGCGCCTTGGAGCTCAAGCACGAGGCCATGCGCCAGGGCATGAAGACCCTGAGGATGAGCGGCATCACCAAGCTCATGGAGGGCATGACCACCCTGGAAGAGGTGGTCCGGGTAACCGTGAAGGACTGA
- a CDS encoding bifunctional riboflavin kinase/FAD synthetase, translating to MRVIEHNQLTPGTVAASVITVGNFDGVHRGHEALIGRVVRRARELGVESVVYTFHPHPLQILNPAYCPPLLTSFEERLARIADLGVDLIVWARFDREYAAQEPRQFVTRTLVGALGVKEIWVGPDFGFGRERRGSIGLLREVGSQVGFRVEVLPECRLGGEVVSSTRIRRAVAEADFETAARLLGRPFSIHGPVIHGAARGRRLGFPTANVLPREECLPPPGVYAAWAQTPQGEFPAAVNIGPNPTFGASSSGVEAYLLDFTGDLYGKELRLRPVARIRGEIAFRSVDDLVDHIRSDVREVRRVLGLAPEAARAAP from the coding sequence ATGCGCGTGATCGAACACAACCAACTGACCCCCGGCACGGTGGCCGCGTCCGTGATCACCGTGGGGAACTTCGACGGGGTTCACCGGGGCCACGAAGCCCTGATCGGCCGGGTGGTGCGCCGGGCCCGGGAACTGGGGGTCGAGTCCGTGGTGTACACGTTTCACCCCCATCCGCTGCAGATTCTGAACCCGGCCTACTGCCCACCGCTGCTCACCTCGTTCGAGGAGAGGCTGGCCCGGATCGCGGACCTGGGAGTGGACCTGATCGTGTGGGCCCGGTTCGACCGGGAGTACGCGGCGCAGGAGCCCCGGCAGTTCGTGACCCGAACCCTGGTGGGGGCCCTAGGGGTCAAGGAGATTTGGGTCGGCCCGGACTTCGGGTTCGGCCGTGAGCGGCGGGGCTCGATCGGGCTGCTCCGCGAGGTGGGGAGCCAGGTGGGGTTCCGGGTGGAGGTGCTGCCGGAGTGCCGGCTGGGCGGGGAGGTGGTGAGCTCCACTCGGATCCGCCGGGCCGTGGCCGAGGCCGATTTCGAGACCGCGGCCCGGCTCCTGGGACGGCCGTTCTCGATCCACGGGCCCGTGATCCACGGGGCCGCCCGGGGCAGGCGCCTGGGGTTCCCCACGGCCAACGTGCTGCCCCGGGAGGAGTGTCTGCCGCCGCCCGGGGTGTACGCGGCGTGGGCCCAGACCCCGCAGGGCGAGTTCCCGGCCGCCGTCAACATCGGGCCCAACCCCACCTTCGGGGCCTCCTCGAGCGGGGTCGAGGCGTACCTGCTCGACTTCACGGGCGACCTGTACGGGAAGGAGCTGCGGCTGCGGCCCGTGGCCCGGATCCGCGGGGAGATCGCCTTCCGGAGCGTGGACGACCTGGTGGACCACATCCGATCCGACGTCAGGGAGGTACGTCGCGTGCTGGGGCTGGCCCCGGAGGCGGCCCGCGCGGCGCCATGA